A region of Crenobacter cavernae DNA encodes the following proteins:
- a CDS encoding IS110 family transposase, with translation MNGRTIGLDLAKNVFQVHGVDEHGKVVLRKQVTRHQVAAFFANLPPCLIGMEACGSAHHWARKLQSMGHAVKLMAPQHVKPYVKTNKNDAADAEAICEAVTRPNMRFVPIKNVEQQSVLALHRVRQGFVKARTAQANQIRGLLAELGLILPQGMGHIANQVPELIEDASNELPGSFRLLIQRLLDHLKALDKQASELETQILAWHRQSELSKKLEQIPGIGPITASALVASLGNAKNFDGGRQVAAWLGLVPRQHSSGGKQNLLGISKRGDTYLRTLLIHGARAVIFQAARKTEPDATCNWVNQVVNRRNKNVAAVALANKNARIVWALLAHDRQYQAGYAPIKPRA, from the coding sequence ATGAACGGTAGAACGATCGGGCTGGATCTGGCCAAAAACGTGTTTCAAGTTCACGGAGTCGATGAGCATGGCAAGGTGGTGCTGCGCAAACAGGTGACGCGACACCAGGTGGCAGCCTTCTTTGCCAACCTGCCGCCCTGCCTCATTGGCATGGAGGCCTGCGGCAGCGCCCATCACTGGGCTCGCAAGCTCCAGAGCATGGGCCACGCCGTTAAACTGATGGCGCCCCAGCACGTCAAGCCCTACGTCAAGACCAACAAGAACGATGCCGCGGATGCCGAGGCCATCTGCGAAGCAGTGACCCGCCCGAACATGCGGTTTGTGCCAATCAAGAATGTGGAACAGCAAAGCGTGCTGGCGTTGCACCGGGTACGTCAGGGTTTTGTCAAAGCCCGCACTGCCCAGGCCAACCAGATCCGTGGTCTGCTGGCTGAGCTCGGGCTGATCCTTCCCCAGGGCATGGGCCACATTGCCAACCAGGTGCCAGAGCTCATTGAAGATGCCAGCAACGAACTGCCTGGATCGTTTCGACTGCTGATTCAGCGCCTGCTCGATCATCTGAAGGCGCTGGACAAGCAGGCCAGCGAACTCGAAACGCAGATCCTAGCCTGGCACCGCCAAAGCGAGCTCAGCAAGAAACTAGAGCAAATACCGGGCATTGGCCCCATCACCGCCAGTGCACTGGTCGCCTCTCTGGGCAATGCCAAGAACTTTGATGGGGGTCGGCAGGTGGCGGCCTGGCTGGGGCTGGTGCCTCGCCAACACTCCAGCGGAGGGAAACAAAACCTGCTAGGTATCAGCAAGCGCGGTGACACGTACCTCAGAACCTTGCTGATTCATGGCGCACGAGCCGTGATCTTTCAAGCAGCCCGCAAGACGGAACCTGACGCGACCTGCAACTGGGTGAACCAGGTGGTCAACCGGCGCAACAAGAACGTGGCGGCGGTGGCGCTGGCCAACAAGAATGCTCGCATCGTCTGGGCATTGTTGGCTCATGATCGTCAGTATCAGGCGGGATATGCCCCCATCAAGCCCCGCGCCTGA